CGACAACCTGATAAAAGGCGCTTCAGGACAGGCCGTGCAGAATATGAATTTACTGTTTGGATTCGATGAAACAAAAGGATTGAAATTAAAACCGGTAGCTTATTAGTTTATTATCTCGCAAAATTAATCATGAACTTATTCAACGTATACCCGCTTTTTGATATTGAAATTATAAAAGGTAAAGGAAATCATGTGTACGATTCAAATGGCACCAAATACCTGGACTTTTACGGAGGCCATGCGGTCATCTCCATTGGACATGCACACGAACATTATCTTCAGCGCATTGAATCACAACTCCACCGACTCTCCTTTTACTCGAATTCTGTCCGTCTGCCGGTGCAGCAGCAACTGGCTGATAAATTAGGAGCAATATCCGGCTATAACGATTATCAGTTATTCCTTTGTAACAGCGGTGCGGAAGCGGTGGAAAATGCTTTAAAAGCTGCTTCGTTTCATAATAACCGTAAAAAAATCATTGCTTTCAAAGGTGCTTTTCACGGGCGTACCTCCGGTGCGGTGGCCGTAACGGATAATGCTAAAATAAAACCACCGGTAAACGATGACTCTCATGTAGTTTTTCTGGATTTTGAGGATACGGAGGGATTAATAAAAGTCTTTAAAGAACTGGAAATCTGTGCCGTTATTATCGAACCTATTCAGGGCGTCAATGGTATATATGAACCATCAGTTTCATTTTTACATCTGATCCAGCAATTATGCAAAGAAAACGATACTCTTCTTATTGCGGATGAAATACAGTGCGGCTATGGACGTAGCGGTAAGTTTTTCGCTCATCAGCATGCAGGCATTCAGCCGGATATCATAACGATGGCAAAAGGAATGGGTAACGGCTTCCCTATTGCCGGCATCTTAATACACCCGAAAATTCATTCAAAATATGGCATGCTGGGCACAACTTTCGGGGGGGCGCCATTGGCTTGTGCTGCCGGGTTAGCCGTACTGGAAGTAATGGACAACGAACAGTTGATGGAAAATGCCACTGCCAGGGGTACATATCTGTCCGGGCAATGTCATATGCTTCCTAAAGTAAAAGATGTACGGGGCAAAGGGTTGATGATTGGTGTGGAATTTGAATTCCCATTAAAGAACTGCGGGATAAATTAGTCTATGAACATCATATCTTTGTTGGTAATTCCAATAATCCAAATACAATCCGATTATTGCCGAGCCTTACTATTGGACAGCAGGAAGCGGATGAATTACTGAACGCACTCAAAAAATGTCTGAACTCATGAAGAATTTTCTCTCTGTCAACGATGTGGATGATGTGGAAGCACTGGCACAGAAAGCCATTGCTCTAAAATCCAGCCCATTTGATTTTAAGAAGATGGGTGAAAATAAGACAATGGTACTTATCTTCCTGAACGCATCACTGAGAACAAGATTGAGCACTCAAAAAGCCGCACAAAATTTGGGTATGAACACCATCGTGCTGAACCTGGGCCAGGACAGCTGGAATATGGAATATGAAGATGGCGCTGTTATGAATGGAGATAAAGCGGAACATATCAGGGAAGGAGCTGCTGTCATTTCCCAATATGCCGATATTATAGGCATTCGTGCCTTTCCTTCTCTCACAGACAGAGAAAAAGATTATTCAGAATATATCCTGCATAAATTTCTGGAAAATGTGACTGTACCAATAGTGAATATGGAATCGGCAACGGTTCATCCGCTTCAGTCACTGACCGATCTGATGACCATCCGCGAATTTTCCAATAAACCCAAACCGAAGGTAGTGCTGACCTGGGCGCCGCATGTCAAAGCACTTCCCCAGTGTGTCGCTAATTCATTTGCTGAATGGATGAATAAAGCAGCTGTTGAATTTGTCATCACCCACCCGGAGGGATATGAACTAAAAGAAACATTTTCCCGGAATGCTCCTCTCCTCTATAATCAGGAAGAAGCCTTTAAAGATGCTGATTTCATTTATGCCAAAAACTGGAGTTCCTATAAAGATTATGGCAAAATAATCGGACAGCAAGATGACTGGATGATAACACAAAAGAAACTAAAAGTAACCAACAATGCTTTTTTCATGCATTGCCTTCCTACACGTAGAAATGTAGAAATTTCAGACGATATACTGGACTCATCCGGCTCCATTGTGATTCAGCAGGCAGCAAACCGTGAATATGCCGCTCAGGCTGTCTTAAAGGAATTGCTTCATTTTTTGTCAATATCCGACAGAAATCGTTGAAATTTAACAAATTATCAACTCATATCTGGAATTTTACTATTGACTTACATCAAATTTAGATGTAACTTCACTTATCTTGTTTATTCTATTGATTAATAACTATGGTAAAGATTTTACAAACTACACTGATTGCAGTGCTGGTGGTTTTATCTTCCACCACTTCCGCCTATATCAGTCCCAAACAAATCCTTAGAAAGGGAACTAAACTCGTTTATGATGTGAACTATTCCGGAACTCAATATGAGTGCACGGTGACGATGAATGAGGAATCCGATTCCTACAATTTTGACTGGAAGATCAGCAGTCCGGAAAACAAGAGCGGCTCGATAAATGTCAGTAAAATAGCACTCGAAAATGCGAATAGCTTATTCAGTAATTTTTCCGGTGGAAAAATCCAGTTGAAGGATGAATGCTGCTTTCTGCTAAGCAGAAAAATGTTCAATGCGTTAAAAGGTAACGGGTCCATCGAGATCTTTACCGATAAAAAAGATGGCGTACTGACCATTTTTGGAAATCCATATAACCACACACAAACGATTGGATATCAAAATAATTTCTCCAATGAATTTGAATGCCGGACGGTTTCTGATGGAGGCGATTTTCAAATCACTTATGTCAATGATGAAAACTTCCCGTTGATTATAGAAATGAATTTGGGAATGAAGATGAAATTGAAAAGCATCTATAACTAATTCTCTTCTGTCTGATTATAGATAATAACCTTTTTAGTGTTCCCTTTCTGTTTGTTTTCGTTGACTATAAAAGCAGGAAACATAAATGTATGGTCCATTGTCCTGGGCTGATTGCTGAAATCCTTATTTTGGACCATCACCGGATGTATTGATTTTTTGATTTCATTCAGCCAAAATACAGGACCGTTGTGGTGT
The genomic region above belongs to Sphingobacteriales bacterium and contains:
- a CDS encoding N-acetylornithine carbamoyltransferase, coding for MKNFLSVNDVDDVEALAQKAIALKSSPFDFKKMGENKTMVLIFLNASLRTRLSTQKAAQNLGMNTIVLNLGQDSWNMEYEDGAVMNGDKAEHIREGAAVISQYADIIGIRAFPSLTDREKDYSEYILHKFLENVTVPIVNMESATVHPLQSLTDLMTIREFSNKPKPKVVLTWAPHVKALPQCVANSFAEWMNKAAVEFVITHPEGYELKETFSRNAPLLYNQEEAFKDADFIYAKNWSSYKDYGKIIGQQDDWMITQKKLKVTNNAFFMHCLPTRRNVEISDDILDSSGSIVIQQAANREYAAQAVLKELLHFLSISDRNR